The genomic region AAGCTACGATGATAGCCCTTATTTTTACAGGACAAAAAGGGTTGAAAGCACAAATTTAGAGCCTGTCTTTGACGCTGGCTTTGCAAGAGACGGCGCCACGCTTTACTACAAGGGCGAAAAGCTTGACGCAGATCCTAGCGAGCTAAGATACATCACGACAGAAAGCGGCGCTGCTAGCGGATATTACACAGATGGCAAAAGCCTTTTTTTGGGCAAGCATAAGCTTGATACTAGCTACACAGATGAGGTGCGCCAGATATGTTACGACCCTAAGCATGACATAGAATATCTTTTTGAACCAAAAAGTGGGGCGGCGTTTGCAAATGAGCGTAAATTTAGCGCTCAGCAGATGCCTTATAGTGCCATTTATAGCGTGGATAACGTGCACTCTTTTTGGCCTCTTTTTGCCAGCAAAGATGGAATTTACTTTTGGGATAGCATGAAAAACGAACAAGCTAAAATTTCAGACTACCAGCTAAAAGGCGAACTAAAAAGGCTCTATGCTGACGTTTTTGTAGATGATGGCTCGGCATATTTCTTGCAGCAAGGCGAAGAGTGGCAACGCTCAAAGCACGGCAGGCACTTAGTGACACAAACTGTCTCTTTATATAAATTTGCCCCAAGTAGCTCTTGGCGTGAGATAGGGCTGGTAAAAGATGGCGAGTATGGTGCGGTGTATGCAAACGGCGATAAGCTCTATTTTTTTAGCAAGATAAAGCCATTTTATGGCATAAAACATAGCGTTTATGAGGTGGCAGATCTTAGCGTCATAGAAATTTTAACAAGGCCGTCTAAAGCGCTTAGCGCAAAAGATATCAGCGAGATAATAAAACGTGGTGAACTAGTGGAGACAAGTGGCGAAGAGGTCGCAAGGTCGAGGATAGAGTATGACTCGCCAAAGATCATCTTGTATATCACATTTGGCATCGCTTTTGTCGTCATAGTGTTAATAACTCTTGCAAAACCAAAAAGAGATAAAAGAGACTTGAGATAAATTTCAAAGTGGCTATTTTTGGTGGTTAAAGCTTAAAATTTCATAAAAAATTTAAAGAGAAAATTTGACCCATTTACTCTTTTTTGTTATTTTGAAATAAAGCTGAAATTTACAAAAAAGGAGAAAAATGATCAAATTTCAAAGGTCAAAATTTAACAATTCGGTATTTATCCCATCGCTTGTTGTCATATTTTTAATAACGGCATTTGCAGCAATATTTCCAAATTTCTCAAATGAGTTTTTTAAAGGTATGCAAAACTACATCGCGGCCAAATTTGGCTGGTTTTACATCCTGACCGTCGCCGTCATACTTCTAAGCATCATTATCCTTGGCTTTAGCAAGCTTGGCGAGATCAAGCTCGGAGCCGATCACGTAAAGCCGGAGCACAAAAATATCTCGTGGTTTTCTATGCTTTTTGCCGCCGGCATGGGCATCGGGCTTGTGTTTTTTGGCGTGGCCGAGCCGCTCATGCACTATCTAAATCCGCCGCTCGGCGACGCGCAAACTATCGCAGCGCAAAAGCTTGCAATGAATATCACCTTCTTTCACTGGGGTATGGGCGCATGGTCGGTCTATGCTATCGTGGCGTTAATTCTCGCCTTTTTCTCGTATAGACACGGCTTGCCGCTCACGCTTAGATCGGCGTTTTATCCGATAATCGGCGATAAAATTTACGGCAAGATCGGCAACGCTATCGACACATTTGCCGTCGTGGCGACGCTTTTTGGCGTGGCGACCTCGCTAGGATACGGCGTACTTCAGGTAAATGCCGGCCTTACGCACGTTTTTGGCCTGCCGACCATGCATATTACGCTTCTAATAGTGCTTTGTTTTGCAGCGACCATCTCGGCGGCTAGCGGCGTTGATAAGGGGATTAAAATTTTATCAAACGCAAACATTGCGCTAGCTATATGTTTTATGTTTTTGATACTATTTTTAGGCGATACGACGCAGCTTCTAAAGTCATTTGTACAAAACAGCGGCGACTACGTATCTACGCTCATCTCAAACACATTTAATCTCTACGCCTACGAGAGGCAAAATGAGAGCTGGCTTGGCGGCTGGACACTGCTATACTGGGCTTGGTGGCTATCTTGGTCGCCGTTTGTGGGACTATTTATAGCTAAAATTTCAAAGGGTAGGACGATAAGAGAATTTGTGATCGGCGTGCTTTTGGTGCCAACCGGCTTTACCTTTGCTTGGATGAGCTTTTTTGGCAACTCGGCGATTGCGCTTGTGCAAAGTGGATTTAGCGAGCTTGCCAGCACGGTAAATTCTGACTCGGCCTCGGCGCTTTTTATGTTTTTAGAAAAATTTAGCTTTTCAGGCGTGCTAAGCACGATCGCTGTCTTTATGATCGTCATATTTTTCGTCACTTCGGCTGACTCTGCGGCGATAGTTATGAATATGCTTTGCTCAAATGGCAAGGACGATACGCCGGTTTGGCAAAAGGTCTTTTGGGGCGTTACTGTGGGCGTCGTAGCGGCATTTTTGATGCTAGCCGGCGGTCTTGGCTCACTTCAAGCACTTACGATAACTACGGCGTTGCCGTTTGCCATAGTGCTACTTGGCGCCATTTACGGGCTATTTAAAGCCTTGCGCGTCGATGTGACCAAAAAAGAGACAAATAACTTTAATAATATGCCTCTTAGCGATCTTTCAAAGCCTTGGCAAGAGCGACTAAGCGCGATCATCACGCTACCAAGCAAAAAAGACGGCAGTAAATTTCTAAACGAAGTCGTGCTAAAAGCCTTTAACGAGCTAAAAGAGGAATTTGCCAAAAACGGCCTTGAGGCAAATGTAACAAAAGCTGAAAATTTCGTAAATTTAAACGTCGGGCTTGGCGACGAGATGGATTTTAGATACGGCGTATATCTCACCAAAAGCCAGAGCCCGGACTATACTAGAGAGCTTGAGGGCGACGATCTTTACTACAGAGCCGAGGTATATCTAAAAGAGGGCGGTCAAGACTACGACGTGCTTGGTTGGAGCGAGGCCACGCTGATAAACGACGTCATCGAGCAATACCGCAAACATATGCAGTTCTTGCATATAGTTAGGTAAATTTGCTCTGAAATTTGCCTGGAATTTGAAAATTTCTAGGCAAATTCTAAATTTTACTCACTCGTTATCGTTTGTTACTGAATTTAAAAGCGTGATATACTTGTTTGTAAATTTTAAAATTTAATTGAATTTATGCACGTGGTGTAAAGCAAGATATGAGTGTCCTTATTTTTTAGAGAAAACAAATTAGAAAATTTAACTTTATTAGTTTATATTTTTGCTTGTAGCTATGAAATAAATTTGAAATAAAAAATGTTAATTTTTTGTTGCATATCGTTCAAATTCCAGAGCCAAAATGCATTTTCTGTAAATTTTTAACTTTGATAGATATTTTGCTGTATCGGTCATTGTAAAAATTTATAAAATCTCAAGTCTGGTGCTGATATCAGCAACGCCTTTTGAATACATCGCTGATGTTACTATCGCATCGGCATTTGCGTAATCTTTTGCATTTGATAAATTTATACCACCGGCTGCTAGGATAATGGTATTTGGCGAAATCTCATCTCTTAAAGAGAGTACATTTTCGATGAGCTCTGGACTAAATTTATCGCACTGCACGACGTCGCAATTTGCTTTTAAAAGCTTGCTTACTTCGTCTAAATTTTCAGCTTCAATGCATACTTTTCGCTCAGCCATTTTTGCTTTAAACTCTGGCAAATGCGATAAAAATTTATCAAAGCTACCGTAGGCTTTCATGTGGTTTTTAAAAAATAAAATACTATCGCTAAGCCCAAGCCTATGGATGCCACCACCGCCTTCAAGTACGGCTTTTACGCAAAATTTCTTAGCAAACGGAAAACTCTTTCTAGTTGCCAACACTTCACATTTTTCATTGACGTACTTTGTGGCATTTACCATTTTATTTGTATAAGTTGCGATGGCACTGGCATATTCTAGTGCGACTTGAGCTAGTTTCCAAGCTTTATGCACATCTTCGTAGCTGCCATAAATTTTTATGATCACATCGCCAGCCTTGCAAATTTGAGAATTTTGCAGAAAAATTTCACTCTCGCACCCAAGTAGCCTCGCAACACTTGCGGCCACATCAACGCAGCTAACACAAATTTCATCACGTGAATAAATTTCAAGTGAGGCATTTTTATCGATATTTTGAAGCGACGTAGTAAGATCAAAGTAAGGTACATCTTCGTTTATATAGCTTAGAATTTCTGCGTCGCTAAGTATCATTTTATGCCTTTTTTACCTCATTTTTTGCTTTTATTATCATTTTTTTAAAGATTCCATTGTCATAAAGCCCAGCATGATAAAGAGCAAAACAAGTAAATGCAATGCCTGAAGCAACGTGAAATTTCTTAATGCTTTTATTTCTTTTCATAAAAAGGGCGCTTAAGCAAACTGAGGCTAAAGCGATGCCCATGCCGACTTTTGATACTTGCCTATGAGTGTTTATATCAAGTAGTTTGCCACTTATTTTTGTTTCTTTTTTCAAATTCTTCTCCATTTAGTTTTTATTCCAGCAACTTGTATTTTTGATGCCAAGGCCTTCTGGGTCAAATTCTGGATTTTGCCCAGCCTTTCTTTGAGCTTCGTAGTCTTTGACTGCTATTATCACTACTTTTGAAAGTAAGAATATAGCGATAATATTAATAGTTGCCATTGCAGCCATTGTGATATCAGCGATATTCCAAGCGAGCTTTAAATTCATCTGAGCACCAATAAATATCATAACGACAGCTGTTATCTTAAATAGCAACGTAAGCTTGTGGCTTTTGGTTAAAAATTTCATATTTGCCTGAGCGTAGTAGTAGTTGCCAATAAGCGAAGTGATGGCAAAAAGTACGACTGCAAGAGTGGTAAAATGAACTCCAAATTCACCAAAATACTCTTTCATCGCGGCTTGAACGAGTGGGAGGGCGGTTAGCACCTCGCCACTTGAGCCAGTCTGCTTCGTAAGATAGGCCTGTGAAAATAGCACGATCATACCAGAAGCTATACATATAGTCATATCTATAAAGACTGCTATTGCTTGAACTAGGCCTTGTTTTACTGGGTGGCTAGTATGTGCTGCGGCTGCTGCGTTTGGAGCTGAACCCATGCCAGCTTCGTTTGAAAAAAGGCCTCTTTTGATGCCTATTACGATCACGCTGCCGGCAAATCCGCCAAATATCGCTTTAAAATCAAAGGCATTTTCTAAAATCATCTTAACAACATCAGGAATTTCTTTGAAATTTAAAACGATAGCAATAAGTGCTAGCGAGATGTAGGCAAGTGCCATGAACGGCACGATGTATGAGCTTACTTTACCGATGATGTGACTTTTGCTAAAAAACATTACCGCCGCAAATGCCGTAAGAATAAGGCCGATGCCAACAGGTAGGCCGCTTTGTGCAAAGCTAACGTTGCTACCAGCTTTGTCGTAGTAAATTTCAAACGCTGATGTCATGGTATAGCTTTGAAGTCCGTTAAAGCCGTATGCGTAGGTAATGATGAGAATTATCGCAAAAAGCGAAGCCAACCACTTTATGCCAAGGCCATTTTTGATGTAATAAGCTGGACCGCCTTTAAATCCAAAAACGTCTTTTGTCTTATAAATTTGCGCTAACGTACTCTCTATAAAAGCTGAAGCCGATCCTAGAAAAGCCATCAAGCACATCCAAAAAAGAGCACCCGGACCGCCCGCAGCGATAGCAGCTGAAATTCCAGCGATATTGCCTATACCAACACGCGAAGCAGTCGAGATCATAAGTGCTTGAAACGGCGTTAAATGGTGCTTATTGTACTTGTCTTTTTTTTCTACTAAGACCCTGCAAGCCTCAAAAAACATCCTAAACTGCACAAAACGAGTCAAATAACTAAAATAAATTCCCGTAGCCACAAGAATAATGACTAAAAAATATCCATATAAAAAGTCGTTGGCTACGTCCATTTTGCCGTTTAAAAAATTTAAGAAACTATCAAGCACCATCTACCCTTTCAAATTTATTTTGATTTGAATTTTACGCCCTTCATTGAATTTAATAAAAGCCAAATCGTTGTACCATTATGAAGCATGGCAGTTGCTATTGGATTTAACATACCAAGTGTCGCAGCACTTAGTATAGCTGTGTTTACGCCAACGGTTGAGCGGAAATTTGAGCTAATTAAATCCATTGTTTTATTTGCTAGCTCTTTTACGAGAGCTACGCTCATGATATCATCTTTTAAAAGACTTATGTCAGCCGTCGCTTTAGCTATATCAGCACCCTTGTGCATACTTATGCCCACATTTGCCTTAGTTAGGCTTGGAGCATCGTTTATGCCATCTCCGACAAAGGCTACCTTTTTGCCCTCACTCTTTAGCTCTTCGATGATAGCTGCTTTATCTGTTGGTAAGCACTCCGCATAGACCCTATCAAGCCCAAGCTCACGTGCTACTTCTTCAGCCTTGCTTTTGATATCGCCGCTTAGCATGACGACCTCTTTTACGCCAAGGCTTCTTAGCTTTTTAACCATGTCTTTTGCGTTTTCTCTCATATCATCTTTCATAGCGATGACGCCAACTAGCTCTTTATCATATCCTACGTAGAGTAAGGTTAAACCGCTATTTAATGCTTTACTTATTAAAGCTTCATGAGCTTTAAAGCTTATCATCTCATCATCTTCTAAAAAGTGTCTACTACCTATAACCACCTCTTTGCCGTGCATCGCAGTTTTTACGCCGTGAGCTACGATAAATTCAACTTCATCGTGATGAATATGGTGGAAACCACGCTTATTTGCAGCTTCAACTATTGCTTCAGCTACTGGATGAAAGTAGTGCTCCTCGGCACTTGCAGTTAAATTTAATATATCATTTTGAGAAAAGCCCTCTTTAAATGAGTAAATTTCAACTACACTTAGGCGTCCATGTGTCAGAGTGCCGGTCTTGTCAAATACAAAAGTATCAACTGAGCTTAAAGCTTCAATCGCTTTTGCGCCTTTTACAAGAATGCCGTTTCTACCTGCTTTTGAGATGCTTGATTTAAAAGCAACTGGTGTAGCAAGTTTTAATGCGCAAGAGTAGTCCGCTTGAAGTACGCTAGCAACACTATTCATATTTTTATTTATAATGTATGAAAGTCCAGCAAGCGAGAGCGTAACAGGCACAAGTTTATCAGCTAGTTTTAACGCTTTTACACCAATGGCTGATTTTTCATTGAGTGAAGTTTGTATGTATTCTTTGATCCTAGCTGTCGCTGTGTCACTACCTACATTTTCAGCCCAAATTTTTATCCTACCTTCATCAACCACGGTGCCACTTATAACACGGTCGCCTCTAGCTTTTGGTATAGGTTCAGCCTCTCCGGTCATTGAGACTTGATTTACATCGGCGTTACCTTCAACGATATAACCATCAACGCCTATCGTCTCACCAGCTCCAACTACTACGATGTCGCCCTTTTTTAAATTTTCGGTTTTTACTTTTTCAAGCGTCTTTTCGCCATTTAAATTTCTCTCGACCCAGACTTCTTCGATATTTGGTTTTGCTAGCTCTTTGATGAGATCATCGCTTTTGTGACTGGCGCTTTCTTCCATATATTCGCCGATATTTATCATCAAATTTGTGCTATTTGCTGCTAAATGATCGCCCATTGCTAGGCTAGTGCCAATGGCAGTTGCCTCAAGTACTTTTGAAGTGACGCCCTCATGCCTTAGCTCTTTTGCACCCTCTATTAAATTTGGCGCTGTAGCATAAAGAGTCACGGCTGATTTTAGAGTTTTGTTACTCATAAATGGCGTTATACCAAGTGCGGCAGCAGCCTTATAGATATTTGCCTTGCTTGGCAAATTTGGATCTTTTGCCTTTGTTGGAAATTCATAGCTCTTTATAAAGTTTAAAATTTTATCGTAGTTTTTATTGTATTCAACGATAATACTTTTTGCGTATTTATTTACACGAACACTTAGTGCATCAGTTCGCTCTGAGATCGCAGCCTCGATAGCGCTGACGTCGCTTCTAGCGTTTAGGCTCTCGCAAATAAACCTCGCTCTATTTTTACTCTTGTGAGCTAGAGTGATCTTATTTTTGTGAGTCAAGTTCTGCTTTGACATCTTCAAAACGCTCTTTTAGTTCTTCTATGCCAGCATTTATAAGCTCGCCACCTTTGATAATCGCTTTAAATACGCACTCTTGTGCTTTTGGATTAGTTAGTACATAAGCTGCGATACCACCTAAAACTAGACCTTTTACAAAGCCAGCAGCATTAAAATTTTCAGGTACAAATGGTAAATTTTGAGCTGCATTGTTTATTGCGTTATCAATTGCGCTTGGCTGAGTAGCTGCTGCATTGTTAGCCACAGTTTCACTTGCTACGTTTTCTTCATTGATGTAAGGGTTATTCATTATTTACTCTCCAATTTTATTAGTTTTTCTGCTATCAAAAGACCGCCGATACCAGCTGCTGTAAAAGCTGCCGCATTTAGATATTTTTTTTGTGCTATTAAATTTGAAGCATGAATGCCAACAGCACCTACAAAACCACCTGTTACAGCGTATTTCGCTATCTTTTTAGCAACATCTTTTTTAGTCGCTCTATTATTTAGATAGTCGCTAAAGCCAAGTGCAGCTGCACCCATGCCAGCGACTAAAGCACCGCTGATGAAGTGATCAAATGGAAGCCTTGTGCTTGAAAGCGTAAAAAGACTATTTCCTTGCATTCTCTATCCTTATGCTATATCGTTTGGTGTGATAGCTTTTGGAGCAGCTGGCTTTTTAGCGCGTGGTTTTCTTGTTTTCTTTACCACTTTTTCAGCCTCTTTTTCTATTTTTTTAGCACCGCGTTTTGCTTTTTTCTCTTCTTTTACTATAAAGTCTTTTGCATCTTTTGCAACGCTTTTACCTTTTTTGTAAAGATCTTTTGCAGCCTCTTTGCCTTTATCTAAGCCTTCTTGGGCGTACTCTTTGATCTTATCTCTTTTATTCCAAGCAGCTATTGCTAAACCGCCTACTGCTAAACCTGCTAAAAATGGTAATGCCATTTTAAATCCTTTCTTTGTTTGATTTTGTAAATTATTCATTTTCTTCATCCTTATTAAAATTTTTGCTAACTACTGAAATGCCTAATGCCCCAAGCGCAAGTCCGCTAAAAAACGAGAAATTTGGATTATTAGTTATCTTTGCTAACTCGCTTTTATCAGCTTTGCCGCTTGCGATATTTTGCAAGCTTTTAGTTATCTCATTAAAGTCATTTTGATAGTTTTCTAAAATATTTGTTATACCATTTTGCTCAAAATTTTGTGAAATTTCATTTAAATTTAGCTCATTTTTTATTTCACAGCCACTATAAATTTCTTTTAAGCGTTGCTTTAAAGAGGCGATGTATTCATTGTTTGAAGTAGCCCAAAGTCTAAAAAATAGATCTTTTAGCTCTTCATCATCTAAGCTTTCACAAAATTTTTCATACATTTTATTTAGCTCTAACTCATAGTTTAAAGCTTGTATCAGCGCATCTTCTTTATTTTTTGCTGGCAAAAATATAGCTTCATTTTCGCAAGCAAGCTCATAATCATGTGTGCTCGCAAATTTTTCTATCAAGATGATCGCATTTTTTCTGATATTTGCGATCTCGTTAAAAACATCACCAAATGAAGCTAAATTTTCATATAAGCTAAGTGCGTTTTTTTCGCTGGTATATGATGCATTTAAAAGTTCATTAAGCATATTTCACTTCTTTTGCAACTTCATTTACTCTAGTTGAAATCTCTTCTAAATTTTGCCCTTTTAAAAGATCCTCCCAAAGGTTTTTTGGAAAAATTTCATGATCGTATTCGATCGTTACAGAGCCGATTAGCTTGTTAAATTTTACATTTTTTATACCATTTATTTGAGCTATCACATTATCTAGGCTAGCTAAATTTACGCTGCTACTTAGCTCTTTTATCTTTGGACTAACTCTTACTCTTAGTCTGCCGTTTGTGTGAGCTATCATTGAAAAATAACTTGCAACTTGTGCTAAAGTTTGTGTTTTTATATCCATTTTCATCCTTTTTTTAATTGCGTATTATCTATTTCACAGCTTAAATAAATCTGAAATTTTTTTGTTTTTCATTATCAAAAAGTAAAATGAAATGATAAAATTTAATTTTCATTTTTCTCTTGGCAATCACTGCAAATACCATAAAGTATCATCGTATGCGACTGCTCGCTAAAATTTTTTTCTTTGCAAATTTGCTCTTGCCTTTGCTCTATCATCTCATCTTTAAAATCAACTATCTTTTCACAAATTTCACATATCAAATGATCGTGCGAGGATTTTAAATTTAGCTCAAATTTCTTTACTCCATTTTCTTCAAAACAGTTTGCAAGATGATGCATTTCGAGAAAATTTAAAAACGAGTAAATTGATGTCATTGAAATTTCATTCTTGTGGATTTTGTAAATTTCTGAAGAAATTTCTTGAGCACTTAGATGAGAGTTACTAATGAAAAGTACATGCAAAATTTGTTCTTTTAACTCTGAGCTTTTCTGCCCAAAGGCTTCTAAAAACTCTTTAAAATGCTTATAAAATAGTTCAAAATTATCCACAAAAACCTAACTAAAATGATAATTAATATAAGGATTTTACAACTTTACTTATAAAAAAAGCATAAAATTTCTTACGAATTTCAAGTAAAGTATTTTATAAGATTGTTTTGGTATAGTGTCGCATTTTTTAAATCAAAATTAAGGAATAAAATGACTTACGACGAGCTTGAATTAGACGCCGTTTTGTTAGAGGTTTTAGAAAATAGAGGCAGTTTTGATTCTATGGACGATGAGGAGCTTTACGAGCTTATCGAACAAGTTGCACAATATACAGATGGCGATTACGAAGAAGCGTTTGAGTATATGACTCAATTTTCTCCAATCCCTAAAAAACGCTTTGTTTCACTATTTATGGTTTAGCAAAAAGCTAAGCCATAACTTCTATAAAATTAATCAAAAAAGTAAAAATAAAAAGAGCTCTTGACTCACTTAATGAGCCAAGAAATTTGAGCTATAAGAAATATTTTGAGATTATTTCTTTAAATTTTAGAGTGTATTTACTAGCTTTTGGGCTATTGTTGTAGATATTTTCAAAATCATACATTCGCTCATAGTAATCATTTGTATCTTGTCTATTTATTTTTAGCCTTGCCACATCTAAGCTAACTCCTACAAAAGCACCACTTGTCTTGCCACGCTCCTCAGCAAATGCTGAAATTTCAGGCAAATCACTTGTGATCGCTACTTCGTTACCAACGCCACCAGTTGCTTCTGCTTTTAGGCTGATCGTATCTTTTGCATTAAATAAATTTGCATAAGCTTCTGAATTTTTAAATAAGATGATCATGTCAGCTGAGCTGTAACCAAGCTGCAAGCCTATGCTTCCAGATGTGTAATTTACAAAAAATGGGCTTGACCATTCACCATCATCATTTTTAGCGATAAATACGCCTTTACCTGTTGAGCCAGTAACGATAGCGCCTGCTTTTGTTACATCAGGGATTATGGCGATCGCTTTTATACCTTCAAATTTAGTGTTTGGCTTTAAATTTCTTGCACCAAAAGCGTTTAAGATATTTATTGCATTTTTTAGCTTTTGATTTTGGATCACATCAGCATTTAAGTGTGACGTGAAAAATAAACCAGCAAGAAATATGATTAATAGTCTTTTCATTAAAATTCCTTCCTTAAACTTTTCGTTATTATAGCCTAAAATAAACTAATGGTAAAAATATTATTAATGATTTTTTATGAGAGTTCATTATAAAATGCGATCTTTTAAGGGAAAAATATGAGTTTAATACTTTTTGTCGAATACGTCGGTATCGCATCAGCTGCACTTAGTGGGTTTTTATTTGCAGTAAAAAAGGAGTGCGACTGGCTTGGAGTCTTTTTGTCTGCATTTTTGACCGCACTTGGTGGCGGTATCATGCGTGATATGCTCGTTGGCAGGGCGGTTTATTCATTTACACATTACATGCCAGTAAGCGTTGTTATTTTTATGTTGATTGTTTCAAGAGTGGCAAATTTACACATAAAAAGAGAAGGTTTGGAGCGAAAATTTGTATTCATCTTCGCCGATGCGATCGATGTTATCTGTTTTTCCATCGTGGGGGCAATGGTTGCCATTGAGTACAACTACAATATCTTTGGTGTGATGATGATCGCCTTTTTTAACGGAGTTGGCGGCGGTATCTTAAGAGATATTTTACTAAACGAAATTCCATGGTTTTTACGCACTGGACTTTACGGCACGATAAGCCTTGGTGTGGGGCTTGCTTACTTTGTGCTATATCATCTAGGCCTAACCAATATATTTTTTACTATGCTCTTGCTTGCTGCTGGCATTACAGTTAGGATGTTTGCGTTTTACAGAGGTTGGAAGCTACCTGATCTATGAAATTTAGCGAGTTTTTTAATATCTGGGTCAATGAAAACTACTATAAATTTGGCGTAGATATAGGTAAAAAGGGCGATTTTTATACAAATGTAAGCGTTGGCTATCTCTTTGGTGCTTGCCTTGCAAACTACTTTTTAAAGCTGCTTAAAAACGGCGAAATTTCTAGCTCTTGCAAGGTC from Campylobacter concisus harbors:
- a CDS encoding DKNYY domain-containing protein, which produces MRKITIRFVYFLVILTLFFVLAMLYLWHEGEYQRSFANIDNSEFYRSPEGKIYVQISGSGKYELKGVDEASFRVLKLKHAYDYSNVGADKNSVYCAREILPGLDPKSTKVLGNGYISDGKISYYCSSRSEKEAGFSEFGAIMKNLAHTFIKSYDDSPYFYRTKRVESTNLEPVFDAGFARDGATLYYKGEKLDADPSELRYITTESGAASGYYTDGKSLFLGKHKLDTSYTDEVRQICYDPKHDIEYLFEPKSGAAFANERKFSAQQMPYSAIYSVDNVHSFWPLFASKDGIYFWDSMKNEQAKISDYQLKGELKRLYADVFVDDGSAYFLQQGEEWQRSKHGRHLVTQTVSLYKFAPSSSWREIGLVKDGEYGAVYANGDKLYFFSKIKPFYGIKHSVYEVADLSVIEILTRPSKALSAKDISEIIKRGELVETSGEEVARSRIEYDSPKIILYITFGIAFVVIVLITLAKPKRDKRDLR
- a CDS encoding BCCT family transporter, encoding MIKFQRSKFNNSVFIPSLVVIFLITAFAAIFPNFSNEFFKGMQNYIAAKFGWFYILTVAVILLSIIILGFSKLGEIKLGADHVKPEHKNISWFSMLFAAGMGIGLVFFGVAEPLMHYLNPPLGDAQTIAAQKLAMNITFFHWGMGAWSVYAIVALILAFFSYRHGLPLTLRSAFYPIIGDKIYGKIGNAIDTFAVVATLFGVATSLGYGVLQVNAGLTHVFGLPTMHITLLIVLCFAATISAASGVDKGIKILSNANIALAICFMFLILFLGDTTQLLKSFVQNSGDYVSTLISNTFNLYAYERQNESWLGGWTLLYWAWWLSWSPFVGLFIAKISKGRTIREFVIGVLLVPTGFTFAWMSFFGNSAIALVQSGFSELASTVNSDSASALFMFLEKFSFSGVLSTIAVFMIVIFFVTSADSAAIVMNMLCSNGKDDTPVWQKVFWGVTVGVVAAFLMLAGGLGSLQALTITTALPFAIVLLGAIYGLFKALRVDVTKKETNNFNNMPLSDLSKPWQERLSAIITLPSKKDGSKFLNEVVLKAFNELKEEFAKNGLEANVTKAENFVNLNVGLGDEMDFRYGVYLTKSQSPDYTRELEGDDLYYRAEVYLKEGGQDYDVLGWSEATLINDVIEQYRKHMQFLHIVR
- the modD gene encoding ModD protein — translated: MILSDAEILSYINEDVPYFDLTTSLQNIDKNASLEIYSRDEICVSCVDVAASVARLLGCESEIFLQNSQICKAGDVIIKIYGSYEDVHKAWKLAQVALEYASAIATYTNKMVNATKYVNEKCEVLATRKSFPFAKKFCVKAVLEGGGGIHRLGLSDSILFFKNHMKAYGSFDKFLSHLPEFKAKMAERKVCIEAENLDEVSKLLKANCDVVQCDKFSPELIENVLSLRDEISPNTIILAAGGINLSNAKDYANADAIVTSAMYSKGVADISTRLEIL
- a CDS encoding helicase, encoding MKKETKISGKLLDINTHRQVSKVGMGIALASVCLSALFMKRNKSIKKFHVASGIAFTCFALYHAGLYDNGIFKKMIIKAKNEVKKA
- a CDS encoding alanine/glycine:cation symporter family protein, with product MVLDSFLNFLNGKMDVANDFLYGYFLVIILVATGIYFSYLTRFVQFRMFFEACRVLVEKKDKYNKHHLTPFQALMISTASRVGIGNIAGISAAIAAGGPGALFWMCLMAFLGSASAFIESTLAQIYKTKDVFGFKGGPAYYIKNGLGIKWLASLFAIILIITYAYGFNGLQSYTMTSAFEIYYDKAGSNVSFAQSGLPVGIGLILTAFAAVMFFSKSHIIGKVSSYIVPFMALAYISLALIAIVLNFKEIPDVVKMILENAFDFKAIFGGFAGSVIVIGIKRGLFSNEAGMGSAPNAAAAAHTSHPVKQGLVQAIAVFIDMTICIASGMIVLFSQAYLTKQTGSSGEVLTALPLVQAAMKEYFGEFGVHFTTLAVVLFAITSLIGNYYYAQANMKFLTKSHKLTLLFKITAVVMIFIGAQMNLKLAWNIADITMAAMATINIIAIFLLSKVVIIAVKDYEAQRKAGQNPEFDPEGLGIKNTSCWNKN
- a CDS encoding heavy metal translocating P-type ATPase; this encodes MTHKNKITLAHKSKNRARFICESLNARSDVSAIEAAISERTDALSVRVNKYAKSIIVEYNKNYDKILNFIKSYEFPTKAKDPNLPSKANIYKAAAALGITPFMSNKTLKSAVTLYATAPNLIEGAKELRHEGVTSKVLEATAIGTSLAMGDHLAANSTNLMINIGEYMEESASHKSDDLIKELAKPNIEEVWVERNLNGEKTLEKVKTENLKKGDIVVVGAGETIGVDGYIVEGNADVNQVSMTGEAEPIPKARGDRVISGTVVDEGRIKIWAENVGSDTATARIKEYIQTSLNEKSAIGVKALKLADKLVPVTLSLAGLSYIINKNMNSVASVLQADYSCALKLATPVAFKSSISKAGRNGILVKGAKAIEALSSVDTFVFDKTGTLTHGRLSVVEIYSFKEGFSQNDILNLTASAEEHYFHPVAEAIVEAANKRGFHHIHHDEVEFIVAHGVKTAMHGKEVVIGSRHFLEDDEMISFKAHEALISKALNSGLTLLYVGYDKELVGVIAMKDDMRENAKDMVKKLRSLGVKEVVMLSGDIKSKAEEVARELGLDRVYAECLPTDKAAIIEELKSEGKKVAFVGDGINDAPSLTKANVGISMHKGADIAKATADISLLKDDIMSVALVKELANKTMDLISSNFRSTVGVNTAILSAATLGMLNPIATAMLHNGTTIWLLLNSMKGVKFKSK
- a CDS encoding oxidoreductase; this translates as MNNPYINEENVASETVANNAAATQPSAIDNAINNAAQNLPFVPENFNAAGFVKGLVLGGIAAYVLTNPKAQECVFKAIIKGGELINAGIEELKERFEDVKAELDSQK
- a CDS encoding ferritin-like domain-containing protein, translated to MLNELLNASYTSEKNALSLYENLASFGDVFNEIANIRKNAIILIEKFASTHDYELACENEAIFLPAKNKEDALIQALNYELELNKMYEKFCESLDDEELKDLFFRLWATSNNEYIASLKQRLKEIYSGCEIKNELNLNEISQNFEQNGITNILENYQNDFNEITKSLQNIASGKADKSELAKITNNPNFSFFSGLALGALGISVVSKNFNKDEENE